From the genome of Mesorhizobium japonicum MAFF 303099, one region includes:
- the fsa gene encoding fructose-6-phosphate aldolase, giving the protein MKFFVDTADIKDIRELNDLGLLDGVTTNPSLILKSGGKIADVTKQICDIVQGPVSAEVVATEYKDMMAEAEVLAKIAPNVCIKVPLTLDGLKACKTIRTQMNRMVNVTLCFSANQALLAAKAGASFISPFVGRIDDTGSDGMELIQEIRQIYDNYDYQTEILTASVRTVNHVKQAALIGADVITAPPATLKALVNHPLTDKGLAAFLADWAKTGQKIG; this is encoded by the coding sequence ATGAAATTTTTTGTCGATACCGCCGACATCAAGGATATCCGTGAACTCAACGATCTGGGGCTGCTCGACGGCGTCACCACCAATCCGTCGCTGATTCTCAAATCCGGCGGCAAGATCGCCGACGTCACCAAGCAGATCTGCGACATCGTCCAGGGTCCGGTTTCGGCCGAAGTCGTGGCGACCGAGTACAAGGACATGATGGCGGAGGCCGAGGTGCTGGCCAAGATCGCGCCCAATGTCTGCATCAAGGTGCCGCTGACGCTGGACGGCCTGAAGGCCTGCAAGACGATCCGCACCCAGATGAACCGCATGGTCAACGTCACGCTGTGCTTCTCGGCCAACCAGGCGCTGCTCGCCGCCAAGGCCGGCGCCTCGTTCATCTCGCCCTTCGTCGGCCGCATCGACGACACCGGCTCGGACGGCATGGAGCTGATCCAGGAGATCCGCCAGATCTACGACAATTACGATTACCAGACCGAGATTCTGACCGCTTCGGTGCGCACGGTGAACCACGTCAAGCAGGCGGCCCTGATCGGCGCCGACGTCATCACCGCACCGCCGGCGACGCTGAAGGCGCTGGTCAACCATCCGCTGACCGACAAGGGTCTCGCCGCCTTCCTCGCCGACTGGGCCAAGACCGGCCAGAAGATCGGCTGA